From a region of the Bacteroidota bacterium genome:
- a CDS encoding acyl carrier protein: MADIASRVKSIIVDKLGVDEKEVTPQSSFTNDLGADSLDTVELIMEFEKEFNIAIPDDQAEKISTVGEAVAYIQANVK; the protein is encoded by the coding sequence ATGGCAGACATTGCATCACGTGTAAAATCAATTATAGTTGATAAACTAGGTGTTGACGAAAAAGAAGTAACACCGCAATCGAGTTTTACAAATGATCTGGGTGCAGACTCGTTAGATACAGTAGAGCTGATCATGGAATTCGAAAAGGAATTCAACATTGCTATCCCCGATGATCAGGCTGAGAAAATAAGCACCGTTGGTGAAGCTGTTGCTTATATCCAGG
- a CDS encoding cobalamin B12-binding domain-containing protein, translating into MNRPIRVLVAKVGLDGHDRGAKVIASFLRDAGMEVIYTGLRQTPEMVVNAAMQEDVDVIGVSILSGAHNTVFPKLLQLLKQKGMTDVLLTGGGIIPDADMKNLNAQGVGKLFPPGTDTKEVVSYIKEWVERNRNF; encoded by the coding sequence ATGAACCGACCCATACGTGTTTTAGTTGCTAAAGTAGGACTCGACGGTCACGACCGCGGAGCCAAAGTGATCGCGTCTTTTCTGCGCGATGCCGGCATGGAAGTTATTTACACCGGCTTGCGCCAAACTCCGGAAATGGTTGTAAACGCAGCTATGCAGGAAGATGTGGATGTAATTGGTGTAAGCATACTATCGGGCGCGCACAATACCGTTTTCCCAAAGTTGCTGCAATTGCTAAAGCAAAAAGGCATGACCGATGTACTTCTTACAGGCGGAGGCATTATACCCGACGCCGATATGAAAAACCTCAATGCACAGGGTGTTGGCAAGTTGTTCCCCCCCGGTACGGATACCAAAGAAGTGGTGAGTTATATTAAGGAGTGGGTAGAGAGAAATCGGAATTTTTGA
- a CDS encoding DUF1801 domain-containing protein, with amino-acid sequence MNKEIQAYNDAQLIEERKICNLLSQEICRNLPEAENKIWHAHPVWFLDGNPIVGYSKLKSCIRLLFWSGQSFEEKGLQKEGSFKAAEARYTSVKQVNIKDLKRWLKKSIEIQWDYKNLIKRKGRLERLK; translated from the coding sequence ATGAATAAAGAAATTCAAGCCTACAATGATGCTCAATTAATTGAGGAGAGGAAAATTTGTAATTTACTTTCGCAGGAGATTTGCCGCAATTTACCTGAAGCGGAAAATAAAATATGGCATGCACACCCTGTCTGGTTTTTAGACGGAAATCCAATTGTTGGATATAGTAAACTGAAAAGTTGTATTCGATTGTTGTTTTGGAGCGGTCAATCTTTTGAAGAGAAAGGCTTACAAAAGGAAGGTAGTTTTAAAGCTGCCGAAGCCCGATACACATCTGTGAAACAAGTAAACATAAAAGATTTAAAACGTTGGCTTAAAAAATCGATAGAAATTCAATGGGACTACAAAAATTTAATTAAACGAAAAGGACGTTTGGAAAGACTAAAATGA